The Oryza glaberrima chromosome 9, OglaRS2, whole genome shotgun sequence genome includes a window with the following:
- the LOC127783678 gene encoding thioredoxin H-type 2-like: MASLYRGTGTVFTINNPGELMTCLKDDDGKKLVVLEFMAAWSEPCKSMAEPYRQLAIELGQEPVKLCTIDFNKFKDLGRRLRVDAMPTFLLVKEYSVVDRLITLKKEDLRKRIDTQLQHL; this comes from the exons ATGGCTTCCT TATATCGTGGCACCGGCACCGTTTTTACGATCAATAACCCTGGAGAATTGATGACATGTCTGAAAGATGATGATGGAAAGAAGCTG GTGGTGCTGGAGTTCATGGCAGCGTGGTCCGAGCCATGCAAATCCATGGCAGAGCCGTACAGGCAGCTAGCCATCGAACTCGGGCAGGAGCCCGTCAAGTTATGCACGATAGATTTCAACAAGTTCAAG gATTTAGGACGTCGACTCCGAGTGGACGCGATGCCAACGTTCCTGCTGGTGAAGGAATACTCTGTGGTGGACCGCCTCATTACCCTCAAGAAGGAAGATCTGCGAAAAAGGATCGACACCCAGCTCCAACATCTTTGA
- the LOC127785116 gene encoding thioredoxin H2-2-like, with protein sequence MTIDSWQQLIDSLKGNVVVLEFMAPWSEPSKFMEQPFKEVASEFKDKNSNVKFAALNFDNSKNLARRLQVEALPTFLVVNNFAVVDRILALSKTELQQKINDKLAQTNY encoded by the exons ATGACCATCGATTCATGGCAACAGCTGATAGATTCTCTCAAGGGTAACGTG GTGGTTCTGGAGTTCATGGCGCCTTGGTCGGAGCCATCCAAGTTCATGGAACAGCCGTTCAAGGAAGTCGCCTCCGAATTCAAAGACAAGAATTCGAACGTCAAGTTCGCCGCTCTCAACTTTGACAATTCCAag AATTTAGCGAGGAGACTCCAAGTGGAGGCGCTGCCGACGTTCCTGGTGGTGAATAATTTCGCGGTGGTAGACCGCATCCTCGCCCTCTCCAAGACTGAGCTTCAGCAAAAGATCAACGACAAGCTAGCTCAAACTAATTATTAA
- the LOC127784762 gene encoding potassium transporter 18 isoform X1, with protein METRTNEYSRKGAMWELERNLDQPMDAEAGRLRNMYREKTYPTILLLRLAFQSLGVVFGDLGTSPLYVFYNIFPHGIEDTEQVIGALSLIIYSLTLIPLVKYVFIVLRANDNGQGGTFALYSLLCRHAKINIIPNQHRTDQDLTTYSHRTYEEKSLAAKIQRWLEGHQFRKNLILILVLFGTCMAVGDGILTPAISVLSATGGIQVEEGRMRNDVVVIISVVILIGLFSMQHYGTDKVSWLFAPIVFVWFILIGILGAVNICKYDHSVLKAFNPVYVYRYFKRGKTSWTSLGGIMLSITGTEALFADLSYFPVQAIQIAFTVVVFPCLLLQYTGQAAFIAANTNQVSHAFYISLPAPILWPAFAVATAAAIVASQATISATYSIIKQALALGCFPRVKIIHTSKKYLGQIYSPDINWILMVFCIAVTAGFKNQSQIANAYGTAVIMVMLVTTFLMIPIMLLVWRSHWTLVVAFTVLSLLVEIPYFSAVVRKIDQGGWVPLVFAAGFMIIMYVWHYGTLKRYEFEMHSKVSMAWILGLGPSLGLVRVPGIGLVYTELASGVPHIFSHFITNLPAIHSTLVFVCVKYLPVYTVPPDERFLVKRIGPKNFHMFRCVARYGYKDIHKKDDDFEKMLFDSLLLFVRLESMMEEYSDSDEYSTLMMTLPNNPGISNGGVTATGTSNVMEVMSCTSSHDSIVPVNSKSNDTGSSQVMPASGQMAFQTVGDEIAFLNACRDAGVVHILGNTVIRARRDSGFVKKIAINYLYAFLRKICRENSAIFNVPHESLLNVGQVFYV; from the exons aTGGAGACCAGAACAAATGAGTATTCCCGTAAGGGGGCAATGTGGGAGCTGGAAAGGAATCTTGATCAACCCATGGATGCAGAGGCTGGAAGACTCAGGAATATGTACAGAGAAAAG ACCTATCCAACAATTTTACTGCTACGGCTAGCTTTCCAAAGCCTTGGTGTGGTATTTGGAGACTTAGGCACATCACCTCTATATGTTTTCTACAATATCTTTCCTCATGGAATAGAAGATACAGAACAAGTTATTGGAGCACTCTCTCTTATAATTTACTCCCTTACACTCATTCCACTTGTTAAATATGTTTTCATTGTCTTGAGAGCAAATGACAATGGCCAAG GAGGAACATTTGCCCTTTATTCACTGCTTTGCCGTCATGCAAAGATAAATATTATTCCAAATCAACATAGAACCGATCAAGATCTAACAACATACAGTCACCGCACATATGAAGAGAAGTCTCTTGCTGCCAAAATCCAAAGATGGTTAGAGGGGCACCAATTCAGAAAGAATTTAATTCTTATTCTTGTACTATTTGGAACTTGTATGGCTGTTGGAGATGGAATACTCACTCCTGCCATATCAG TTCTTTCTGCGACTGGTGGAATACAAGTTGAAGAAGGCAGAATGAGAAATG ATGTGGTTGTAATTATCTCCGTGGTGATATTGATTGGACTGTTCAGCATGCAGCACTATGGTACTGATAAAGTCAGCTGGCTCTTTGCACCAATAGTATTTGTTTGGTTCATACTCATTGGGATTCTTGGTGCTGTAAACATTTGCAAATATGACCATTCAGTTCTTAAGGCTTTCAATCCTGTCTATGTATATCGTTACTTTAAACGAGGGAAGACTAGTTGGACTTCTTTAGGTGGAATTATGCTCAGCATAACAG GCACAGAAGCATTGTTTGCTGACCTTTCGTATTTTCCTGTACAAGCTATTCAG ATTGCTTTCACTGTGGTTGTGTTCCCATGCCTTCTTTTGCAATATACTGGTCAGGCTGCGTTTATAGCTGCAAACACAAACCAAGTCAGCCATGCCTTCTATATCTCCCTTCCAG CTCCTATACTTTGGCCAGCATTTGCCGTTGCAACAGCAGCTGCAATAGTTGCTAGTCAGGCCACTATATCTGCAACATATTCGATTATCAAGCAAGCACTTGCCCTAGGGTGCTTTCCCCGAGTGAAGATCATCCATACTTCCAAGAAGTATCTCGGCCAGATATACAGCCCTGATATTAACTGGATCCTCATGGTTTTCTGCATAGCTGTCACTGCAGGGTTCAAAAACCAATCCCAGATTGCAAATGCATATG GTACTGCTGTGATTATGGTTATGCTTGTGACAACATTTCTGATGATCCCCATCATGCTGCTGGTGTGGCGAAGCCATTGGACCCTCGTCGTCGCCTTCACCGTGCTGTCATTGCTTGTGGAGATCCCCTACTTCTCGGCCGTCGTGCGCAAGATCGATCAGGGAGGATGGGTTCCGCTGGTTTTCGCGGCAGGCTTCATGATCATCATGTATGTCTGGCACTACGGCACCCTGAAGCGGTACGAGTTTGAGATGCACAGCAAGGTGTCCATGGCCTGGATCCTGGGGCTTGGTCCGAGCCTTGGCCTTGTCAGGGTCCCCGGCATTGGCCTGGTCTACACCGAGCTCGCCAGCGGTGTTCCTCACATCTTCTCGCACTTCATCACCAACCTCCCGGCGATCCACTCGACGCTGGTGTTCGTCTGCGTCAAGTACCTCCCGGTGTACACCGTGCCACCGGATGAGAGGTTCCTGGTGAAGCGGATCGGCCCCAAGAACTTCCACATGTTCCGGTGCGTGGCGCGGTATGGGTACAAGGACATCCACAAGAAGGATGACGACTTCGAGAAGATGTTGTTCGATAGCCTTCTTCTGTTCGTCAGGTTGGAGAGCATGATGGAGGAGTACAGCGACTCCGACGAGTACAGCACCCTGATGATGACCCTCCCCAATAACCCAGGGATCAGCAATGGCGGCGTGACCGCCACCGGCACCAGCAATGTCATGGAGGTGATGAGCTGCACGTCGTCTCATGACTCCATTGTGCCGGTGAACTCCAAGTCCAACGACACAGGCAGCAGCCAGGTGATGCCGGCGTCGGGGCAGATGGCGTTCCAGACCGTCGGCGACGAGATCGCGTTCCTGAACGCGTGCAGGGACGCCGGGGTGGTGCACATCCTCGGGAACACGGTGATCAGAGCTCGCAGGGATTCAGGGTTCGTCAAGAAGATTGCCATCAACTACCTGTATGCTTTCCTGAGGAAGATCTGCAGGGAGAACAGTGCCATCTTCAATGTGCCTCATGAGAGCCTGCTCAATGTTGGCCAGGTTTTCTACGTGTAA
- the LOC127784762 gene encoding potassium transporter 18 isoform X2 codes for MQHYGTDKVSWLFAPIVFVWFILIGILGAVNICKYDHSVLKAFNPVYVYRYFKRGKTSWTSLGGIMLSITGTEALFADLSYFPVQAIQIAFTVVVFPCLLLQYTGQAAFIAANTNQVSHAFYISLPAPILWPAFAVATAAAIVASQATISATYSIIKQALALGCFPRVKIIHTSKKYLGQIYSPDINWILMVFCIAVTAGFKNQSQIANAYGTAVIMVMLVTTFLMIPIMLLVWRSHWTLVVAFTVLSLLVEIPYFSAVVRKIDQGGWVPLVFAAGFMIIMYVWHYGTLKRYEFEMHSKVSMAWILGLGPSLGLVRVPGIGLVYTELASGVPHIFSHFITNLPAIHSTLVFVCVKYLPVYTVPPDERFLVKRIGPKNFHMFRCVARYGYKDIHKKDDDFEKMLFDSLLLFVRLESMMEEYSDSDEYSTLMMTLPNNPGISNGGVTATGTSNVMEVMSCTSSHDSIVPVNSKSNDTGSSQVMPASGQMAFQTVGDEIAFLNACRDAGVVHILGNTVIRARRDSGFVKKIAINYLYAFLRKICRENSAIFNVPHESLLNVGQVFYV; via the exons ATGCAGCACTATGGTACTGATAAAGTCAGCTGGCTCTTTGCACCAATAGTATTTGTTTGGTTCATACTCATTGGGATTCTTGGTGCTGTAAACATTTGCAAATATGACCATTCAGTTCTTAAGGCTTTCAATCCTGTCTATGTATATCGTTACTTTAAACGAGGGAAGACTAGTTGGACTTCTTTAGGTGGAATTATGCTCAGCATAACAG GCACAGAAGCATTGTTTGCTGACCTTTCGTATTTTCCTGTACAAGCTATTCAG ATTGCTTTCACTGTGGTTGTGTTCCCATGCCTTCTTTTGCAATATACTGGTCAGGCTGCGTTTATAGCTGCAAACACAAACCAAGTCAGCCATGCCTTCTATATCTCCCTTCCAG CTCCTATACTTTGGCCAGCATTTGCCGTTGCAACAGCAGCTGCAATAGTTGCTAGTCAGGCCACTATATCTGCAACATATTCGATTATCAAGCAAGCACTTGCCCTAGGGTGCTTTCCCCGAGTGAAGATCATCCATACTTCCAAGAAGTATCTCGGCCAGATATACAGCCCTGATATTAACTGGATCCTCATGGTTTTCTGCATAGCTGTCACTGCAGGGTTCAAAAACCAATCCCAGATTGCAAATGCATATG GTACTGCTGTGATTATGGTTATGCTTGTGACAACATTTCTGATGATCCCCATCATGCTGCTGGTGTGGCGAAGCCATTGGACCCTCGTCGTCGCCTTCACCGTGCTGTCATTGCTTGTGGAGATCCCCTACTTCTCGGCCGTCGTGCGCAAGATCGATCAGGGAGGATGGGTTCCGCTGGTTTTCGCGGCAGGCTTCATGATCATCATGTATGTCTGGCACTACGGCACCCTGAAGCGGTACGAGTTTGAGATGCACAGCAAGGTGTCCATGGCCTGGATCCTGGGGCTTGGTCCGAGCCTTGGCCTTGTCAGGGTCCCCGGCATTGGCCTGGTCTACACCGAGCTCGCCAGCGGTGTTCCTCACATCTTCTCGCACTTCATCACCAACCTCCCGGCGATCCACTCGACGCTGGTGTTCGTCTGCGTCAAGTACCTCCCGGTGTACACCGTGCCACCGGATGAGAGGTTCCTGGTGAAGCGGATCGGCCCCAAGAACTTCCACATGTTCCGGTGCGTGGCGCGGTATGGGTACAAGGACATCCACAAGAAGGATGACGACTTCGAGAAGATGTTGTTCGATAGCCTTCTTCTGTTCGTCAGGTTGGAGAGCATGATGGAGGAGTACAGCGACTCCGACGAGTACAGCACCCTGATGATGACCCTCCCCAATAACCCAGGGATCAGCAATGGCGGCGTGACCGCCACCGGCACCAGCAATGTCATGGAGGTGATGAGCTGCACGTCGTCTCATGACTCCATTGTGCCGGTGAACTCCAAGTCCAACGACACAGGCAGCAGCCAGGTGATGCCGGCGTCGGGGCAGATGGCGTTCCAGACCGTCGGCGACGAGATCGCGTTCCTGAACGCGTGCAGGGACGCCGGGGTGGTGCACATCCTCGGGAACACGGTGATCAGAGCTCGCAGGGATTCAGGGTTCGTCAAGAAGATTGCCATCAACTACCTGTATGCTTTCCTGAGGAAGATCTGCAGGGAGAACAGTGCCATCTTCAATGTGCCTCATGAGAGCCTGCTCAATGTTGGCCAGGTTTTCTACGTGTAA